A single genomic interval of Arachis duranensis cultivar V14167 chromosome 7, aradu.V14167.gnm2.J7QH, whole genome shotgun sequence harbors:
- the LOC107496974 gene encoding WEB family protein At2g40480 — protein MAEETPNLGGETGSGIRKVGLRAEIDTSPPFGSVKEAVTRFGGSGPWLHNSDEEFDIKKVEEQAAKLEKDLIVKELETLDVLEELAATKRIVEGLKQQLQTEALKCSATDNEHVGTPVVVKEMNQENYGTVAGNQEQRLQNPNPGCVSATSSDQFFIELEQAKMNLGKTINDLGVIQSSVESLNKKMKKERLFLERTREKLASKVAAVSAQTRAQEEARSNPSPASMKTSSTSDNPGNILVSFKPDADQSNRMVETLRSEVSKPLSYEENILSIKTAEMRWFAAKKMEEAARAAEAIALAEIKALSGAEIPSGLVLPERRRVTFALGEHTPLNPEVQIPEESTLKKVVDSRFQIDEINASKLNILKKLEEATEEVLLSKQRLTEALNSVETANRKQHAANEALRKWIPQDDMKGQSMYRSINHNFAYTGCCQDSSLPDVTRSTTANNDRKRVLKSTVSMRDVLSRKQVPEDYTATKEMEEHAARQKVALSQMLQALREDLTLPSNPETDRDHQKHFMAQRKKFGFIQISLGRPSKKRT, from the exons ATGGCTGAGGAGACTCCAAATCTCGGTGGTGAAACCGGTTCTGGAATCAGGAAGGTTGGTTTGAGAGCTGAAATTGATACTTCGCCGCCGTTTGGATCGGTTAAAGAGGCGGTTACTCGTTTTGGAGGAAGCGGACCTTGGCTGCAT AATAGCGATGAGGAGTTTGACATAAAGAAAGTGGAGGAACAAGCAGCCAAGTTGGAGAAGGATTTGATAGTGAAAGAACTTGAAACACTCGATGTGCTCGAAGAACTGGCAGCTACCAAAAGGATTGTGGAGGGGTTAAAGCAGCAGCTACAAACTGAAGCATTGAAGTGTTCTGCAACTGACAATGAACATGTTGGTACCCCTGTTGTTGTTAAGGAGATGAACCAAGAAAATTATGGAACTGTTGCTGGCAATCAAGAACAAAGATTGCAGAATCCAAACCCTGGCTGTGTCTCTGCTACATCATCTGATCAATTCTTTATCGAGTTGGAACAAGCTAAGATGAACCTTGGCAAAACCATAAATGATCTTGGGGTGATTCAATCTTCTGTTGAGTCTCtgaataagaagatgaagaaggagAGGCTTTTTCTTGAGAGGACGCGTGAGAAGCTAGCATCAAAGGTTGCAGCTGTCTCTGCACAAACGAGGGCACAAGAAGAAGCAAGATCGAATCCATCACCGGCTTCTATGAAAACAAGTTCCACTTCAGATAATCCTGGGAACATTTTGGTGAGTTTCAAACCTGATGCTGATCAAAGCAATAGAATGGTCGAAACACTAAGATCTGAAGTTTCAAAGCCATTATCATACGAAGAGAACATACTTAGTATTAAGACTGCTGAGATGAGGTGGTTTGCAGCTAAAAAGATGGAAGAAGCTGCGAGGGCAGCCGAAGCTATTGCTCTTGCCGAAATCAAGGCTCTATCTGGTGCTGAGATACCATCTGGACTTGTTCTACCAGAACGTCGGAGAGTGACTTTCGCATTAGGAGAGCACACTCCTCTAAATCCTGAAGTTCAAATACCAGAAGAGTCTACGTTGAAGAAGGTAGTAGATTCGAGATTTCAAATCGATGAAATAAATGCTTCTAAATTGAATATTTTGAAGAAGTTGGAGGAAGCAACAGAAGAAGTTCTGCTTAGCAAACAACGCCTAACTGAGGCTTTAAACAGTGTTGAAACTGCAAACAGAAAGCAGCATGCTGCGAATGAGGCTCTTCGGAAATGGATTCCTCAGGATGATATGAAGGGACAATCAATGTATAGATCTATCAATCACAACTTTGCTTACACAGGATGCTGTCAGGATTCTTCTCTGCCAGATGTGACGAGGTCAACAACAGCGAACAATGACCGAAAACGTGTCCTGAAGTCCACAGTTTCAATGCGAGATGTGCTCAGCAGAAAGCAAGTTCCTGAAGATTACACTGCAACAAAGGAGATGGAAGAGCATGCTGCAAGACAGAAGGTAGCATTGAGTCAAATGCTCCAAGCGTTGAGGGAAGATCTTACTCTTCCTTCAAATCCTGAAACAGATAGGGATCATCAAAAGCATTTTATGGCTCAGAGGAAAAAGTTTGGATTCATCCAAATATCATTGGGAAGGCCTAGTAAGAAAAGGACATAA